The following coding sequences lie in one Pseudomonadota bacterium genomic window:
- a CDS encoding serine/threonine protein kinase — translation MQPSAANAIRTKHSRYELLERVGSGHLSEVFKARATGVAGFAKIVAIKRLLPTVARDPDCVALFNEEARIGAALSHANIAQVFECGADDGLPFLAMEYLDGRDLASILAETRRRAQQLPLPVVLYIVEAVCRGLAFAHARTDAAGRAQPVLHEGLSARSIFISHEGAVKLLAFGAAAARRRSPRGAELRPQAPLCPSPEQLRATEVDVRTDLFAVGAVLYEALTGRPPFSGDTAEQICAAVLAGQFTPPRALRPELSEELEAIVVKALAASAGERWQSADELEHALVRYAHQARVTSSIKQIGVWMRATQRPLTPQQLADTDRRELGVDARPLASALDDEPTPMPTPMPTPTLAGGFERAASAPLRHTLRGYAPTAPAGARRDEGARDDVTHDEPTTIRLADDDSSLERALEDMTPTPVDSVLQRYLAHPSLPISDATVVVPEEDMVAQFGLVPEPVADPWADGPTVIDSGRAPAREAEDLPTPVQTEVAESLARRTGPVAVAEAIAAAAAAAAAVPAANTPVPEGAAGDPTGAPIDRGGVSSPAGSAAPLAAPVPRAAAERARGRGVPTGRSVVPSTRRAATTRPLSRPALEAGVGRWVLLGALLGIALVLLVVAAVFWRTRARRSLGARAVIQRTSRPDWRPEVVVLPEDSPQRPRRDASAAGPAEAPRPRPAPRATPSRNRRALRPAATRPPSRPGP, via the coding sequence GTGCAGCCGTCAGCGGCCAACGCCATTCGCACCAAGCACAGCCGCTATGAGCTGCTGGAGCGGGTAGGTAGCGGGCATCTCTCCGAGGTCTTCAAGGCTCGCGCCACCGGTGTGGCCGGCTTCGCGAAGATCGTGGCGATCAAGCGCCTGCTGCCGACGGTGGCGCGCGACCCCGATTGCGTCGCCCTCTTCAACGAGGAGGCCCGAATCGGCGCCGCCCTGAGCCACGCCAACATCGCGCAGGTCTTCGAGTGTGGCGCCGACGACGGGCTTCCCTTCCTGGCGATGGAGTACCTCGATGGACGCGACCTGGCGTCGATCTTGGCCGAGACGCGGCGCCGCGCGCAGCAGCTTCCGCTCCCCGTGGTGCTCTACATCGTCGAGGCCGTCTGTCGCGGCCTGGCCTTCGCGCACGCGCGCACCGACGCGGCGGGGCGCGCGCAGCCCGTGCTGCATGAGGGGCTGAGCGCGCGATCGATCTTCATCTCGCACGAGGGTGCGGTGAAGCTCCTCGCCTTTGGCGCCGCCGCCGCCCGTCGACGCAGTCCGCGCGGGGCTGAGCTGCGGCCGCAGGCACCGCTTTGCCCCAGTCCAGAACAGCTGCGCGCCACGGAGGTGGACGTCCGCACGGACCTCTTCGCGGTTGGCGCCGTGCTCTACGAGGCGCTGACCGGGCGTCCGCCATTTTCCGGCGACACGGCCGAGCAGATCTGCGCCGCGGTCCTCGCCGGGCAGTTCACGCCGCCGCGCGCGCTGCGCCCCGAGCTCTCGGAGGAGCTGGAGGCGATCGTCGTCAAGGCGCTGGCCGCCAGCGCCGGCGAGCGTTGGCAGAGCGCCGACGAGCTGGAGCATGCCCTCGTGCGTTATGCGCACCAGGCGCGCGTCACCTCGAGCATCAAGCAGATCGGCGTGTGGATGAGGGCGACGCAGCGGCCGCTGACGCCGCAACAGCTTGCGGATACCGATCGGCGCGAGCTGGGCGTCGACGCGCGGCCGCTGGCGTCCGCGCTCGACGACGAGCCGACACCGATGCCGACGCCGATGCCGACACCGACGCTCGCTGGTGGGTTCGAGCGCGCTGCCAGCGCGCCGCTGCGCCACACCTTGCGGGGCTACGCGCCGACCGCGCCCGCTGGCGCCCGACGCGACGAGGGGGCGCGCGACGACGTCACGCACGACGAGCCGACCACGATTCGTCTCGCCGACGACGACTCGTCCTTGGAGCGGGCGCTCGAGGACATGACGCCGACGCCGGTCGATTCGGTGCTGCAGCGTTACCTGGCCCACCCCTCCCTGCCGATCTCGGATGCGACGGTCGTCGTGCCCGAAGAAGACATGGTTGCTCAGTTCGGGCTCGTGCCCGAGCCCGTCGCCGATCCGTGGGCCGATGGGCCGACGGTGATCGACAGCGGCCGCGCGCCGGCGCGTGAGGCCGAGGACCTGCCGACGCCGGTTCAGACCGAGGTGGCGGAGTCCTTGGCGCGGCGAACGGGCCCAGTCGCAGTCGCTGAAGCAATAGCGGCAGCGGCAGCGGCAGCGGCAGCGGTTCCGGCGGCGAACACCCCGGTGCCCGAGGGCGCCGCAGGCGATCCGACCGGCGCCCCGATCGATCGCGGTGGGGTGTCGTCGCCCGCGGGCTCCGCCGCGCCGCTGGCTGCGCCGGTGCCCCGAGCTGCGGCGGAACGTGCGCGTGGGCGGGGCGTCCCGACTGGGCGCAGCGTCGTGCCATCCACGCGGCGGGCGGCGACCACGCGGCCCCTGTCGCGGCCGGCGCTGGAGGCCGGCGTGGGACGTTGGGTTCTGCTGGGCGCGCTCCTCGGGATTGCGCTCGTGCTCCTCGTCGTCGCCGCGGTTTTTTGGCGCACCCGGGCTCGGCGTTCGCTCGGCGCGCGCGCCGTCATCCAGCGCACCTCACGACCCGATTGGCGACCCGAGGTGGTCGTGCTGCCGGAGGATTCCCCGCAGCGGCCGCGGCGCGATGCCAGCGCGGCCGGCCCTGCGGAGGCGCCCCGTCCTCGACCGGCGCCTCGGGCGACGCCTTCGCGCAATCGGCGCGCCCTCCGTCCTGCGGCGACGCGGCCACCAAGCCGGCCCGGACCATAG
- a CDS encoding protein kinase yields MTTTHLSCPQCGRRYAEPADRCAVDGAPLYGPEVMQRLGLTLGSYKIHHILGEGGMGVVYRAEHVMLAKPVAVKVLHERFARREGALDQFLREARAASRIRHPNIVDVTDFGTVPDGSVYFVMEFLEGESLEDVLGRQRRVELFEAVNIVRQVAQALAAAHDHGIAHLDLKPENVFLIERAGRRRVVRRVADGGGRDFVVEPEGKFDFVKLVDFGVAKFIDHAMNFGLHGAAGVVFGTPQYMSPEQARGDRVDGRSDVYALGILFYEMLTGDVPFDSEDPTEILNAHVASRPESPRRRAPELGLDDATERTIMRCLEKDPQRRFQAMDELLDALVDCFTDRVFLRHAHRLPGAVEAGIVVPPEPPTRPEQAVVAGASLTDELAELLTVPPQGRAAGPQGRGPSLEDLTPTADGQPRAALPAPVIASGASAIDDDTPTSEFAEVNSVRTAVGIGPLAPARGEGAPAGSQPAAPKRR; encoded by the coding sequence ATGACCACCACGCACCTCTCGTGCCCACAATGCGGCCGCCGCTACGCTGAGCCCGCAGATCGCTGCGCGGTCGACGGGGCTCCGCTCTACGGCCCCGAGGTGATGCAGCGACTGGGCCTGACGCTCGGGAGCTACAAGATCCATCACATCCTCGGCGAAGGCGGGATGGGCGTGGTCTATCGCGCCGAGCACGTAATGCTCGCCAAGCCCGTCGCGGTCAAGGTCCTGCACGAGCGCTTCGCCCGACGGGAGGGCGCGCTCGACCAGTTCCTGCGGGAGGCGCGGGCTGCCAGCCGCATCCGCCATCCCAATATCGTCGACGTCACCGACTTCGGTACCGTGCCGGACGGTTCGGTGTACTTCGTGATGGAGTTCCTCGAGGGTGAGAGTCTCGAGGACGTCTTGGGTCGCCAGCGGCGCGTCGAGCTCTTCGAGGCGGTCAACATCGTGCGGCAGGTGGCGCAGGCCCTGGCTGCGGCGCACGACCATGGCATCGCGCACCTCGACCTCAAGCCGGAGAACGTCTTCCTGATCGAGCGCGCTGGTCGACGACGCGTGGTGCGGCGCGTGGCCGATGGCGGCGGGCGCGACTTCGTGGTCGAGCCCGAGGGCAAGTTCGACTTCGTCAAGCTGGTCGACTTCGGCGTCGCAAAATTCATCGACCACGCGATGAACTTCGGGTTGCACGGCGCCGCTGGCGTCGTCTTCGGCACGCCGCAGTACATGTCGCCGGAGCAGGCGCGTGGCGATCGCGTCGACGGTCGCAGCGATGTCTATGCCTTGGGCATCCTCTTCTACGAGATGCTCACCGGCGACGTGCCCTTCGACAGCGAGGATCCAACGGAGATCTTGAACGCCCATGTGGCGTCGCGCCCTGAATCACCGCGGCGCCGCGCGCCGGAGCTGGGGCTCGACGACGCCACCGAGCGAACGATTATGCGCTGCCTCGAAAAGGACCCGCAGCGGCGCTTTCAGGCGATGGATGAGCTGCTCGACGCGCTCGTCGATTGCTTCACCGATCGCGTCTTCCTGCGCCACGCGCATCGCCTGCCAGGGGCGGTCGAGGCCGGGATCGTCGTGCCACCGGAGCCGCCGACGCGGCCGGAGCAGGCGGTGGTCGCCGGCGCGAGCCTGACCGACGAGCTGGCCGAGTTGCTGACGGTCCCGCCCCAGGGGCGCGCAGCGGGCCCCCAGGGACGTGGGCCCTCGCTCGAGGACCTGACGCCCACGGCCGACGGGCAGCCGCGCGCCGCGCTGCCCGCGCCGGTCATCGCCAGCGGCGCGAGCGCGATCGACGACGACACCCCGACCTCCGAGTTCGCGGAGGTCAACTCCGTGCGGACGGCGGTCGGCATCGGCCCGCTCGCGCCAGCACGCGGTGAGGGGGCGCCAGCGGGGAGCCAGCCGGCGGCACCGAAGCGTCGCTGA
- a CDS encoding quinone-dependent dihydroorotate dehydrogenase, with product MSGLYPALFEHVLRRVEPERAHALALAGLAALARTPGGLALLRSRAAPADPRLEVRRWGLRFPNPLGLAAGMDKDARACEALLALGFGHLEVGTVTLQPQPGNARPRLWRLPDERALINALGFPSGGAALVAQRLKRLRQRSLLGRKGACGIVGLNLGKNRATALADAAADYCALVEALDAVADYFTVNVSSPNTPGLRQLQLADALAELLTAVRQAADRVAAARGGARRPLLVKVAPDLDEAELEAIADAAIRAGVDGLVATNTTVARPAALAEALRALPGGLSGPPLLEAARRVIRRLYRSVRQRLPIIGVGGVSNATEVLDHLRAGASLVQLYTAFVYGGPGTAGAIARDLGAAADREGWRAIDELVGSDLR from the coding sequence ATGAGCGGCCTCTACCCAGCCCTATTCGAACACGTCCTGCGCCGCGTCGAACCCGAGCGTGCCCATGCCCTGGCGCTGGCCGGACTCGCGGCGCTGGCGCGGACCCCGGGCGGGCTGGCGCTCTTGCGCTCGCGGGCGGCGCCCGCCGATCCGAGGCTCGAGGTCAGACGCTGGGGCCTGCGCTTCCCCAACCCCCTCGGGCTGGCGGCCGGGATGGATAAGGACGCGCGCGCCTGCGAGGCGCTGTTGGCCCTGGGCTTTGGCCATCTCGAGGTCGGGACGGTCACCCTGCAGCCGCAGCCGGGGAACGCGCGCCCGCGCCTCTGGCGGCTGCCCGATGAACGGGCGCTGATCAATGCACTCGGCTTTCCGAGCGGCGGTGCCGCGCTCGTCGCGCAGCGGCTGAAGCGCCTGCGCCAGCGCTCGCTGCTGGGGCGTAAGGGCGCCTGCGGCATCGTTGGATTGAACCTGGGCAAGAATCGCGCGACCGCCTTGGCCGATGCGGCGGCCGACTACTGCGCGCTGGTCGAGGCGCTCGACGCCGTGGCCGACTACTTCACGGTCAACGTCTCCTCCCCGAACACGCCGGGGCTGCGACAGCTCCAGCTCGCCGACGCCTTGGCGGAGCTGTTGACCGCCGTCCGGCAGGCCGCCGATCGCGTCGCCGCGGCGCGTGGCGGCGCCAGGCGACCGCTGCTGGTCAAGGTCGCCCCTGACCTCGACGAGGCTGAGCTCGAAGCGATCGCCGACGCCGCGATCCGAGCCGGGGTCGATGGCCTGGTCGCCACCAACACGACGGTCGCGCGGCCCGCGGCGCTAGCCGAGGCGCTTCGCGCCTTGCCCGGCGGGCTCAGCGGTCCGCCCTTGCTCGAAGCGGCGCGGCGCGTGATTCGACGCCTCTACCGCAGCGTGCGTCAGCGCCTGCCGATCATCGGCGTCGGGGGCGTCAGCAACGCCACCGAGGTGCTGGACCATCTGCGTGCCGGCGCCTCGCTGGTGCAGCTCTACACGGCCTTCGTTTACGGCGGTCCGGGGACGGCTGGCGCAATCGCCCGCGACCTCGGCGCGGCCGCCGATCGCGAGGGCTGGCGCGCGATCGACGAGCTCGTCGGCAGCGATCTGCGCTGA